One stretch of Streptomyces sp. R21 DNA includes these proteins:
- a CDS encoding RICIN domain-containing protein, producing the protein MQKRTLGKALGTFAAASAMLAIPMASAQAYNPTGGILYQLGNEPCLKGRGNCAIYPKSAQLPSGRLVASFEKSTVVPETGSADRQTLPVYKSADRGTTWQPLSEVKAPAYLSSDPKYGKYTSNWTNPYLYTLPQDVGTLKQGTLLLASVVSGDDSYYREHKAADPNWTPSNDGDRGDMAIALYSSTDEGATWKVAGVVATGGWQGGSAGATGQNIASANTHQQVDPLWEPYLMVYKGRLVCYYSDENDYTGFDAATGVPTPDPANDTAKDSLGQILVHKTWDGRSAQWSAPVVDIAGLTQDTGGGKAEIGGGRPGMTNVVRTADGKWLLTYEYWGGGANIRYRLADNPLEFYRGSPTGESVTSLPVAAGSRPLATGGSPVVVRLPGGRLVYNAAGSGNVWVNDSGRSDGMWKEYQTTSPAGYSRNLQYVDGTGRIAILNNQGTSTLAFAEVDLGHSDGAYHQLVNRRTDQVIGTGNHTNDANIGNGDVPDVVLEKPGSAADPDTQYWHIVTEPNGGKTLLNKSGGRAAAIWTGNATAGQKIGQWVDNSATGSWNVIKTGDGFYRLQSVKNTNLYLTGASVGAPLTLQNAATDGSQDWELTQ; encoded by the coding sequence ATGCAGAAGAGAACGCTGGGAAAGGCGCTGGGGACGTTCGCCGCCGCATCAGCGATGCTGGCCATACCGATGGCCAGTGCGCAGGCGTACAACCCCACGGGCGGGATCCTCTACCAACTCGGGAACGAGCCCTGCCTGAAGGGGCGGGGCAACTGCGCGATCTACCCGAAGTCGGCGCAGCTGCCGAGCGGGCGTCTGGTCGCGTCGTTCGAGAAGTCCACTGTCGTACCGGAGACGGGAAGCGCCGACAGGCAGACGCTTCCCGTGTACAAGAGCGCCGACCGTGGCACGACGTGGCAGCCGCTGTCGGAGGTCAAGGCTCCGGCGTACCTCTCCAGTGACCCCAAGTACGGGAAGTACACGAGCAATTGGACCAACCCGTACCTCTACACGCTTCCGCAGGACGTCGGGACCCTGAAGCAGGGGACGCTGCTCCTCGCGAGTGTCGTGTCGGGCGACGACTCCTACTACAGGGAGCACAAGGCGGCTGACCCGAACTGGACGCCGTCCAACGACGGGGACCGGGGGGACATGGCGATCGCCCTGTACTCCAGCACCGACGAAGGCGCGACGTGGAAGGTCGCGGGCGTCGTCGCGACCGGCGGCTGGCAGGGCGGCAGCGCGGGCGCGACCGGCCAGAACATCGCGAGCGCCAACACGCACCAGCAGGTGGACCCCCTCTGGGAGCCGTACCTGATGGTCTACAAGGGCAGACTCGTCTGTTACTACTCGGACGAGAACGACTACACCGGCTTCGACGCGGCCACCGGCGTCCCGACGCCGGACCCCGCGAACGACACCGCCAAGGACTCGCTCGGCCAGATCCTCGTCCACAAGACCTGGGACGGCCGCAGTGCGCAGTGGAGCGCTCCCGTCGTCGACATCGCCGGACTGACCCAGGACACGGGAGGCGGCAAGGCGGAGATCGGCGGCGGGCGACCGGGCATGACGAACGTCGTCCGGACGGCGGACGGCAAGTGGCTTCTCACGTACGAGTACTGGGGCGGCGGAGCCAACATCAGATACCGGCTCGCCGACAACCCGTTGGAGTTCTACCGCGGCTCCCCCACCGGCGAGAGCGTCACCTCCCTGCCGGTCGCCGCCGGCTCCCGCCCTCTCGCGACGGGCGGCAGTCCGGTCGTCGTCAGGCTTCCCGGCGGGCGACTGGTCTACAACGCCGCCGGCAGCGGAAACGTCTGGGTCAACGACAGCGGACGGAGTGACGGCATGTGGAAGGAGTACCAGACGACCTCGCCGGCCGGCTACAGCCGCAACCTCCAGTACGTCGACGGCACCGGCCGCATCGCGATACTCAACAACCAGGGCACTTCGACGCTCGCCTTCGCCGAAGTCGATCTCGGCCACTCGGACGGCGCCTACCACCAGTTGGTGAACCGCAGGACCGACCAGGTCATCGGCACCGGGAACCACACCAACGACGCGAACATCGGCAACGGGGACGTTCCCGACGTCGTTCTGGAGAAGCCCGGCTCTGCGGCGGACCCCGACACCCAGTACTGGCACATCGTGACCGAACCGAACGGCGGCAAGACGCTGTTGAACAAGTCCGGCGGTCGCGCGGCGGCCATCTGGACCGGCAACGCGACGGCCGGCCAGAAGATCGGCCAGTGGGTCGACAACAGCGCGACCGGCAGCTGGAACGTCATCAAGACCGGCGACGGTTTCTACAGACTCCAGTCGGTCAAGAACACGAATCTGTATCTGACCGGCGCGTCCGTCGGAGCACCGCTCACCCTGCAGAACGCGGCCACGGACGGCTCACAGGACTGGGAGCTCACTCAGTAG